TGACAGCAACCCTTTGCTGATCGTCAAGAACCACAGGACCATGCCAGTCTGACGATAATTGACCTGAATTTTGATTAATTCAGCTGCTTAATATTCTTTGCAAGTCTCTTACCAAGATGCACAGTTCCGAACCGTCCTTTTCCAATAATTATATCCTCGAAAATGGTCAAACTATTCTCGTCCATAAGAAATTGGTCACTGAAAACAATTCTCGTcactaaaatataaaaacagaGTTTGCTCACCTCTCCTGAGTATTTCCCTTACACCAGCGCCCTGTTGCACATTTATAGCTGatgaaaattatcagaattATTAGTAGGAATGCTAGTACGAATGCATATCCAATTAAAGTTCGCAGTAGAGAATCCGCAGGGGCAATTACTGATAGGGAAGCTGTGGATTTTGTGgatactgaaaataaaatttgattttatctgAACAAAACTTTTggtgaaatttagttttgcacatttttctagtttgaagttttttgaaatctctacGTACTGAATACTTATGGAAGGTTCAAATTGAGAGAACGCGTTGATCAAAAAAACGCAAGCTGTCCCAGAATATGCACTCCCACTAATGGGACTGatatcaaaaatggaaaaatgtattttattgtcaaaaatttcaacatgaAAATTCCTTACCAGTCAAAGCATCCGCCGCAATTTTACTGGTACCCGCAACAATCGGCGGAGCCTCAAATCGATGATCCAAAATCCCACAAATCTGCACCCCATATCTCACCGATGCGTCGTAGTTCTCTATTGTCAGGGAGAATTTTCGATTCTAAAATgttgaactttatttttcatagaagCGCTTAATCTTACATATTTTGTACAGTTCGCCCGGTTTGGCACGCAgaatctagaaatttcagcCTTTTCCATATCCAAAACGCACTCGCCTTGATCggttttcgagttttcttcGCACTTTCctgttttaataatttttcaaaattaaattttaacagGAAATCTTACAAACCATAAAAGATAACAAAGTATCTCATTTTCCGAAGGCGATGcgcatttttctcaatagaaaTCAGCACATCTACCTGAGGATCCTCGGGGATTTTCAGCTCAACCACACGGGTATGGTAGTTTCTCATCAGGTTACATACCGGGTGATGATCgactgaaaaaagttggctAATTAAGTAAAGTTGAGGAGTTCCAACTAACTTTTTATAGCATCCCGGCAGTCGGCTCCAATAATTCGCTCACAGGCAAATGTAACGTTTAGCGCTGCATGGGTGGTCAAATCCAGCATTCGATCGCATTTTGTGTCGTAAATTGAGCCCACCTGGAAGTTTGTCAGTACCACTACAATACCACTACAATCTTAACACTACTATACACTACTAACactattttacaaaattcttaTTAGACTTTAACTACggtacaactacagtaacaATATTGTCAAGTTACAATGACATACCCTTAACTCATATGTCGACCTCAACTTCATATTTaacaaatcaaaaagtaaTTCCATGACAATCGCAGTTGTCTCTTGTCCAACATCCACGAAATGTACACTTTTAAGTTTTGGGGGTCTTCTGGAAGATTCGATGACGTCATGGGACATTGGAAGCCAGTCGATTGTTAGTGAGGATTCGTTCTGTAATCAATGGTTCTTCAGCAAAAATCTTGCAATCTTCCGAAATTTAATTGTATAAATAGTacataaatgttttaaaaggtTGTCTTTGCTTTTTCTCAACACTTACTTCAAACGCCCGTAACTCGAAAATGTTTAGAGATACAAAAACGTTGTCCACTGATAAAATTATCAGCGTAAATTTTCACGTCTAATAGGAATATAAAAGAATAAGTGTTACCTTTAAGACATCCCATCTTCCTTCCTCATAGGGCAATCCATCCATGTAAACTACCGCCATAACTGCCAATTTCGCTTCAGGACCTCCTTCCTCCTCAGTCTCCTGACGAATCCGTCCTTTCAACGCCATCGATGAAGATTTTACGCATTTTGAGGAGCAGGAACAGGCTTCTGACAGGTCAAAGAGGGTGATGAGAATCAGCAAACAAATCAccaaaagtttcgaaaactGTGGAttaaaaatcatgatttttcttCACATTTGGAAGAtgtctgaaattgatttttttaagttaaaaaaatagaaaacaaagaaaggAGCaagtgaaaagtttaaaaaagagGTAGTAGCTGAGTACATAAACATGGGAAACTGATATCGAGTTGTCTGTGTGTGGGGGTGGGAAGCCGTTCCGCAAACAACTTATGCTACCAGGCAAGATGAAGCCCCCGTGGGATCATCACGGAACCATATAATTATGTGAGTAATCCGTGGAGGTTTGTAAGCATTTTTGGttagagttttgaaaaaaagcagattttccttcctttttcccttttttcctttttttttggaaaattccactgtttcaaacattttcagaatttttttaaacggttTTAAATTGTCCCCGAAATTGAGTTTTGCGCaggttttcagaatttaactaataattttttcagatgttttcaaaaattatcttaaaataaagaaaagtcaacatttctagttttccctctgaaaatttttcagatatttcttGATATCTCAGGagttagaattttttggatatttattttaaaaaaaac
This is a stretch of genomic DNA from Caenorhabditis elegans chromosome V. It encodes these proteins:
- the Y38H6C.20 gene encoding Protein kinase domain-containing protein (Confirmed by transcript evidence), with protein sequence MIFNPQFSKLLVICLLILITLFDLSEACSCSSKCVKSSSMALKGRIRQETEEEGGPEAKLAVMAVVYMDGLPYEEGRWDVLKNESSLTIDWLPMSHDVIESSRRPPKLKSVHFVDVGQETTAIVMELLFDLLNMKLRSTYELRVGSIYDTKCDRMLDLTTHAALNVTFACERIIGADCRDAIKIDHHPVCNLMRNYHTRVVELKIPEDPQVDVLISIEKNAHRLRKMRYFVIFYGKCEENSKTDQGECVLDMEKAEISRFCVPNRANCTKYNRKFSLTIENYDASVRYGVQICGILDHRFEAPPIVAGTSKIAADALTVSTKSTASLSVIAPADSLLRTLIGYAFVLAFLLIILIIFISYKCATGRWCKGNTQESDQFLMDENSLTIFEDIIIGKGRFGTVHLGQLSSDWHGPVVLDDQQRVAVKTNRYLDKSRKSDFFDEIEGAKEVGRHSRVLSLIGTVVKNGNVLHVMEYCSNGNLLDYLIGKRRYMVELQGKGVNLNESLPSLNDIDFDEVISIHDLYRIASQICTAMMFLGSKSIVHNALCARHVMISSDHNVKLADFGSISTPTTPNCTPVENQYKWCALELLRGETATCLSDVWSFGVVLWEIFTMGGCPYYNVPDVGIRGLVEKGFRLQKPDGCNIQIYQLMRETWLDSPTDRPTFSQISQRISQSATQFSPDASRNFLTISTLCDYYLDDVTSRSTPATSSLPRRQQTHYDAAALISESERLLGYRL